The segment ACCGTGAGGCCGAGCTGATGGCCGACGCCTTGGAGGACGGTGACCTGGAGCGGGCCCGGGCACGGCTACCGCACCTGTGTGGCCGCGACCCCGCCACCCTCGACGCCACGGGTCTGGCGCGGGCCACGGTGGAGTCGGTCGCGGAGAACACCTCCGACGCCGTGGTCGCGCCCCTGTTCTGGGGCGGCTTGGCCGGTCTTCCCGGGCTTCTCGGTTACCGCGCCGTCAACACCCTGGACGCGATGGTGGGCCACCGTTCGTCCTGCTACGAGAACTTCGGCTGGGCCTCCGCCCGACTCGACGACCTCGCCAACCACGTTCCCGCCCGCCTCACCGCTACGCTCGCCACCCTCGCCAGCCCCGCGGTCGGGCGAACCCCCTCCCACGTGCTTCGCACCTGGGCGCGGGACGGCGACCAGCATCCCAGTCCCAACGCGGGCCAATGCGAGTCCGCGTTCGCCGGCGCGCTGGGAGTACGGCTCGGCGGGAAGAACGTCTACGGCGAACGGGTGGAACACCGCCCCGAACTCGGTGACGGCCCCCCACCCGGCGTCGGCGACATCCGACGCGCGGTGCGCCTCGCGCGGTGGGTCGGTGTCGGGGCCGGCGCGGTGGCGGCGGCGATGGCATGGGCGAAGGGAAGGCGCGGTGGGGCTGGATCTCCCCACCCCGGACGTCAGTCGCTGTAGCTGTCCAACGCGGCCTCCCGCTCAGCGGTGAGACCGGTCCAGTCCTCACTGGGCGCCGCCCACGCCACGGACACGTTGTCGCCGTTGGCGAGGGTGAAGTTTCGGCTCAGCATGTGCCGCCGTTCTCCACCCGAGCTCGTCCACTCGAACTCCCACTCCGCGACCGAGGTGTGGTCGCCCGGGACGCTGTCGGTGACGTCGGCCACGCGGATCCGCTCGTAGCCGGGCAGGCGACCGCTCGCGATGGTCTCGGACTCGTTCTGCTCCACGTGGGCCAGTTGGTCACTCATGGGGTGCGGTGTGGAGTCGATCTGTAGGAACGTTCCGGTCCGCGGTCCGTTGTAGTAGATGCTGGAGCCGTCGACGCGGCGTGTCCACCCGTCGGGAACCGCGATCTGGAACCCGTCGGGATCGTTGACGAGCTCCACACCGGGGACGTCGGCGACGTCCGGGGTCGGCTCGACATCGTGGTCGTCCTCGGGCTGGTCGTCCTCCTCGACCGGGTCGGCGTCGTCGGGGCCGGGCGCGTCGTCCTCGCTGGGTGAGGCGTCGTCGGCGGAGGCGTCCTGCCGCGCCGCCGCTGGGCTCGGTTCCTCGCCGCCGGTCGCGAAGACCACGATCGCCACCGCCACGACCAGTAACGCTCCGGTTCCGAGCACCATCGCCACCAGTGGCCAGGACAGGCGAGAGCGCCGAGGGGTCGGTGCCGGCCCACTCGGGGCGACCAGCGTCCCCGTCTCCTGGCCCGACGGGGCGAAGACCGAGGTGGGTGTGGCGCCAGCCGGTGTGGCGACGGCCGGTGCGCTTGGTGGCTGGTCGTTGACCACCGTGGGCGCGTCCGTAGCCGGGACGGCAGAGGCCGCCGCACCGGACGCCTGTGGGGGCGTGGCGCCTCCTGGTCCGGACGGATCCAACAAGGCCCGGGCCTGTTCGGCGGTCATGCGCTGGGCGGGTTCCTTGCGCAACAACCCCGCGACGAGTGCGGGTAACGACCCCTCGGCGTGGATGGGGGCGGGTTCCTCCGACAACGCGGCACGCACCGTCTCCTCGGCGGTCGCGCGTTGGAACGGCCCGACCCCTTGGACGGCGTAGTAGGTCGTCGCGCCCAGCGACCACAGGTCACTCGCGGGTGTGGCCGGCACGAAGTGGAGCCGTTCGGGCGCGATGTAGCCCGGCGAACCGACGACGCCGGAGGTGCCGGTGAGGTCACTGGCGCCGGAGACCTGGGCGATTCCGAAGTCGGTCAGCACCGCGCGACCGGACTCGGTGATCATCACGTTGGCCGGCTTCACGTCGCGGTGGACGATACCCAGCCGGTGCGCCGTGACCAGCGCGTCCAGCAGCTCGCCCACCCACCGGGCCACGTTCCGCGCGGCCACGGGGCCGTCACTCTGGACGAGGTCCCGCAGGGACCGCCCGCTGAGGAACTCCATGACGATCCACGGACGCCCGTCGTGCTCCACGACGTCGTGCACGGAGACGATGCCGGGGTGGCTCCCCATGGCCGCGGCCCGCGCCTCGCGCTCCATGCGGGTGGCGAGCCGGGCGCGCTCGTCGGCAGCCATGCCGGCCGGGAGCAGCAACTCCTTCACCGCGACGGTGCGGTCGAGCCGCGTATCGTGGGCACGCCAGACCCGCCCCATGCCACCGCGGCCCAGCTCCTCGGTCAAGCGGTATCGGTCACCGACCACCCGCTCGACTCGCTGTGACGCTTCGTCAGCGTTCGAGTCGTCCGTACCCACCCGGGCTCCTCTCAGGAGTACGGGGCCGCCCCCCACCAGCTTGACCGCACTCACATTAGGGTGAGTGGCCGCACGGCGCCACAGGCACCGGAACGCGTACTCGGGCGGTACGAAGAGTGACGGAGGAAGAGTGGGGGACGTCCACCCAATGTGGAACGAGTCTAACCAGAACGGTACACACGGTGCTTTACTGGTCGCCGGTACGACCTCCGACGCCGGAAAGAGCGCCGTCGTGGCGGGGCTGTGCCGTTGGCTGCGGCGCCGCGGCGTCAAGGTCGCGCCGTTCAAGGCCCAGAACATGTCACTCAACTCGGTCGTCACACCTGACGGCGCCGAGATCGGCCGCGCGCAGGCGATGCAGGCCGCCGCGTGCGAGATCGAACCCACGGCGGCGATGAACCCCGTCCTGCTCAAGCCCGGCAGCGACCGCAGCAGCCAGGTCGTCGTCCGCGGCCGGGCCATCGGCGAGGCGGACGCCACCACCTACCACGACTACCGTGCCCGGCTTCGTGACGTCGCCGTGGAGAGCCTCGCCGAACTCCGCCGGGACCACGAGGTCGTCATCTGTGAGGGCGCGGGCAGCCCCGCGGAGATCAACCTGCGTGCCGGGGACATCGCCAACATGGGCCTCGCCCGGGCCGCCGGCCTCCCCACGGTCGTGGTCGGCGACATCGACCGCGGGGGTGTGTTCGCCGCACTCTACGGAACCCAAGCCCTCCTCGACCCCGAGGACCAGGCCCACATCGCGGGCTACATCATCAACAAGTTTCGCGGCGCGCCCGAACTCCTCGCCCCCGGCCTCGACATGTTGCGAGGCCACACCGGCCGCCCCGTGCTCGGCGTGCTGCCCTGGCTGAACGGGCTCTGGCTGGACGCAGAGGACTCCCTCGCGCTCTCCGCGGACCGTGGCCCGACCCAACCCCCGGCCGGGGCTGAGTCCCTGCGCGTGGCGGTGGTGCGACTTCCCCGCATCAGCAACTTCACCGACATCGACGCGCTGAGCGTGGAGCCCGGGGTCGACGTCCGCTTCGTGACCGCTCCCCACGAGCTGGACGGCGCGGACCTGGTCGTCCTGCCGGGGACCCGCGCCACCGTGGCCGATCTCGACTGGCTGCACGAGCGGGGACTGGCGGCGGCCCTACGGCGGCGCGCGGCGGAGCGACGCCCGATCCTGGGGATCTGCGGCGGCTACCAGATGCTCGCCCGCCACATCGACGACACCGTGGAGTCCCGCCGGGGCGGACGCGACGGCTTGGCGCTTCTCCCCACGACGGTCGCCTTCCAGCACGAGAAGATCCTGGGCCGCCCACTCGGTTCCGCCTACGACCACCCCGTCCGGGGCTACGAGATCCACCACGGACTCACCACCGTCCACGACGCGCCGGGCACCGACTCCGAGCCCTTCCTCGACGGCTGCCGCCAGGGCGCGGTGTTCGGCACCACCTGGCACGGCGCCCTGGAGAACGACGCCTTCCGCCGCGCCTTCCTCACCGACGTCGCCGGCCGAGCCACCCGCTCCTTCGTTCCCGCCCCCACCACCGACTTCGCCGCCGCCCGCGCCGCCCGCCTCGACGCCCTGGGCGACCTCGTCGAACATAACCTGGACACCGACGCGGTGTGGCGCCTCATCGAACAGGGGGCACCGTCTGGCCTGCCCACTATCGGCCCGCACGCCTGAGGCACGGAGCGGACCGGAGGACCGAGGGCGTGGTACGCGCCGGATGGGGCCAGCCCCCGCGCCTGGGGGAGAGGCTCGGCATCGGGGCGAACGACTGGAAGACCCTGGGCCTGCTCGAGCAGCACGGCCCGATGGCGGCCGGGGAGATCGCTCGGCTCTCCGTGCGGCGCCGACCTCCGTCACCGGAGTGCTCACGCGCCTGGAGCGGCGGGGATACGTACGGTGGCGCGAGGACGCGCGGGACGGGCGCCGTGTCGTCGTCGAACTCTCGGAGGGACCACGACGTCGCACCCAAACCCTGATCGCGACGACGACCGCCGCCTCGACCGGCTTCTGGATCGATTCACCCTGCCCGAGCTCGAGACGATCGCCGGGTTCCTGGAAGCCCACGCCCGGTTCCAGGCGGGGGCCACCGCCGACCTGAGCGCTCAGGAACCCGCCATCGACCGGATGTAGGCGAACTGGGTGTGCACCTGCTGTACCTGGGCCGCGTTGTGGATCGGGATCATCGTCACGTGGTAGTGCTCGTTGGAGCGCACCGTGACCTGGATCCCGCCCTGCACCGTGGTTTCCTTCGCCAACAGGAAGAACAGGCTGAACACGCAGACGAAGAAGAACCCGATCAGCGCCACCGCCAACGCCCAGCTCGGCAGCTTCTGGTGGTACTGAGTCATGTCGTTGATCGTCCACTGGCTGCCCGCGAGGGGGAACGTGGCCGACGGCGTGATCACCTCGTTCTGGGTGATGGTGATGTCCCCCAGTTGGGCGATGGGCGCTCCGCTCGGCTGGGCGGGGACCCCGCCGCCGGGGGGCAACGCCTGCCAGCCGCCGCTCTGCGGGTTGTACGGCTCGATCTGTCCATACCCGGGATCCCCGGGCTGGGGACCAGTCCCGAAGGGGTTCGCCGGATCGGCGCCGTAGGCGGGCTGGTCGGCGTTGTAGGGGTCGCCGTAGGGGTCCGGCGGTCCGGGGTAGCTCATGCAGAGGATTGTGACAGAAAACCCTGTGTTTCATGATCGCCTGGGTGTTCCCGAGTCCGGGAACCCGACGCGCCGCACCGTCCCAACATCCCGTCTGGGAGAATCAGCCGGGGCGAGCGCAGGAACCCGGTGGGAGTCCGGGGCGGTCCCGCCACTGTGTTCGGGGAGTGACCTCGCTGGGGTGTGCCACTGTCGCACGAGTGCGCGATGGGAAGGCCGTGGGGGAACAACGATCCGAGAGCCAGGACACTGCGCCGCGGACCACTAGTTTCTCGACCGGGGTCGTGGAGTGCCCCGAGGGAAGGATCGACACAACGTGGCAACCATCCTGTTGCTGTCCACCGCCGACACCGAACTGCTCGCGGCCCGGAGCGCCGACGTCGGCTACCGCACCGCCAACCCCGCCCGCCTCGACCCCCGGGACCTGCCCGCGTTGCTGGAGGGCGTGGACGTCGCGGTGCTACGCATCCTCGGCGGGCGCCGAGCCTGGCCCGACGGAACCGACGCGCTGCGCGCCAGCGGCGTCCCCCTGGTCGCCCTCGGCGGCGAGGCCGCGCCCGACGCCGACATGATCGAGCTGTCCACCGTCCCCGCCGGAGTCGCCACCCAGGCCCACACCTACCTCGCCGAGGGCGGCGTCGCGAACCTCCGTGAGATGGCGCGGTTCCTCTCCGACACCGTGCTGCTCACCGGAGAGGGGTTCGCCCCGCCCGAGCCCATGCCCGAGTTCGGCGTACACGGCCCCGAACCGGAGGTGACACCCGGGCGGCCCACCGTCGCCGTCGTGTTCTACCGGGCACACGAACTCTCCGGCAACACCGCGTTCGTCGACACCCTCTGCCGAGCGATCGACACCGCCGGCGGAACGCCACTGCCCGTCTTCACCGGCTCCCTACGCGGTGTCACCCAGGACACCCACCCGGAACTCTTCCAGATCCTGCGGCGCGCCGACGCCGTGATCACCACCGTCCTCGCCGCCGGAGGAAGCAGGCCCGCCGACGCGGTCGCGGGCGGCGAGGACGACTCCTGGGACGCCGGAGCGCTCGCCGCCCTCGACGTGCCCATCCTGCAGGGCATGGTCCTCACCACCAGCCGGGACGCCTGGGCGGCGTCCGACGCCGCGCTCACCCCGATGGACGCGGGAATGCAGGTCGCGATCCCCGAGTTCGACGGCCGCCTCATCACGGTCCCCTTCTCCTTCAAGGAGACGACCGAGGAGACCGGCGACATCCCCGTCTACGTCGCCGACCCCGAGCGCGCCGCCCGCGTGGCCGGCCTCGCCGTCGCCCACGCCCGCCTCCGTGGCGTCCCCACGCCGTCGCGCCGCCTCGCCATGGTGCTCTCCGCCTACCCCACCAAACACGCCCGAGTCGGCAACGCCGTCGGTCTCGACACCCCCGCCTCCGCCGTGCGTCTGCTGCGCGCCCTCGGCGAGCGCGGCTACGACCTCGGAACCGACGACGGCCTCTGGCGCGTCCCGGCCCCCGAGGAGGACCGCCGCGCCGACGACGGCGACCCGCTGATCCACACCCTCATCGCCGCCGGAGGTCACGACCAGGAGTGGCTCACCGAAGAGCAGCTTGAGCAGGCCGAGACCCGGGTTCCGCTGGCCGACTACCAACGCTGGTTCGCGGCGCTGCCCCAGCCCCTGCGCGACTCCGTCACCGCGGCCTGGGGGGAGCCTCCGGGCGAGCTCTACGTGACCGAGGGCACGCACGGGCCGGAGATCGTCATCGCGTCCCTGCGTTTCGGCAACGTGGTCTTCATGCTGCAGCCGCCGCGCGGCTTCGGCGAGAACCCCATCGCCATCTACCACGACCCCGAACTCGCCCCCTCGCACCACTACCTCGCCGCCTACCTGTGGTTGCAGACCGCCGTGGACGACGGCGGGTTCGGCGCCCACGCCGTCGTCCACGTGGGCAAGCACGGAACCCTGGAGTGGCTCCCCGGCAAGGGCATCGGGCTCGCCGCGGAGGACCCGCCGGACGCCGTGCTGGGCGACCTGCCGATGATCTACCCCTTCATCGTCAACGATCCCGGCGAGGGCACCCAGGCGAAGCGTCGCGCCCACGCCACCATCGTGGACCACCTGGTCCCGCCGATGGCCCGCGCCGACACCTACGGCGACATCGCCAAACTGGAGCAGCTCCTCGACGAGTACGCCCTCGTCAGTGACCTGGACCCCGACAAGGCCCCCACCCTGCGTGCCCAGATCTGGACTCTGATCAAGGCGGCCGAACTCCACCACGACCTCGACACCGACGCCATGCCCGACGATGAGGAGTTCGACGACTTCGTCATGCACGTCGACGGCTATCTGTGCGAGATCAAGGACGTGCAGATCCGCGACGGTCTGCACGTCCTCGGTGACGCCCCCGAGGGGGAGGCGCGCGTCAACCTGGTGCTGGCCGTGTTGCGCGCGGCCCAGATGTGGGGCAACAAGGCCGCCGCCCTCCCCGGCCTACGGGCCGTGATCGCGCGGAACTTCGGCCTCGACGAGCGCGAGCTGCTCGCCGAACCCGGCGTTCCGATCGCCGTCCCCGACGGGCTGACCCGCTTGGTCGACGGCCCCGCCCGCACCGCCTCCGACGCGATCGACCTCATCGACACCCTCGCCCGGCGCATGGTCACCACGATGGAGGAGGAGTCCTGGGCGGAGGAAGCGATCCCCGGCGTCGTCCGGACCGTCCTCGGTGACGACCTGGACGCGGCGCGGGAGGTGCTCGCGTTCGCGGTGACCGAGGTCGTTCCCCGGCTCGCCGGTACCGGTGGGGAACTCGACGCCGTGCTGCACGCCCTCGACGGTGGGCACATCCCCGCGGGCCCGTCGGGATCACCCACCCGCGGACTGGTCAACGTCCTGCCCACCGGCCGCAACTTCTACGCCGTGGACCCCAAGGCCGTCCCCTCGCGGAACTCCTGGGAGGTGGGCCAGGCCCTCGCCGACTCCCTCATCCGGCGCCACCTCGACGACACCGGGGAGTACCCGCGCTCGGTCGGCCTCACCGTGTGGGGAACCGCCGCCATGCGCACCCAGGGCGACGACGTCGCCGAGGTGCTCGCCCTGCTCGGCGTGCGCCCTCTGTGGGACGACGCGTCGCGCCGGGTCACCGGCTTCGAAGTGGTTCCGGTGGAGGAACTGGGCCGTCCCCGCGTGGACGTCACCCTGCGCATCTCCGGGTTCTTCCGGGACGCCTTCCCCCACGTGCTCGCCCTGATCGACGACGCCATCACCGCCGTGGCGGAACTCGACGAACCAGGGGAGGAGAACTTCCCCCGCGCCCACGCCCTCGCCGACCACGCCGACCACGGAGACTGGCGTCGTGCCACGACCCGCGTCTTCGGGTCCCGGCCCGGTGCCTACGGCGCCGGACTACTCCAGTTGATCGACTCCGGGAACTGGCGTGACGACGCCGACCTCGCCGAGGTGTACGCGTCGTGGGGCGGCTACGCCTACGGTCGCGGCATGGACGGCCGCGAGGCGCGGGCCGACATGGAGGCGTCGTTCCGTCGGATCTCGGTCGCCGCGAAGAACACCGACTCCCGTGAACACGACATCGCCGACTCCGACGACTACTACCAGTACCACGGCGGCATGGTCGCCATGGTGCGCTCGCTCAGTGGCGAGAGCCCCCGCGCGTACGTCGGCGACTCCGCCACCCCGGACTCCGTGCGCACCCGCAGTCTCGCCGAGGAGACCCGCCGGGTGTTCCGTTCGCGCGTGGTCAATCCGCGCTGGATCGGTGCCATGCGCGCCCACGGCTACAAGGGCGCCTTCGAGCTCGCCGCCACCGTCGACTACCTCTTCGGCTACGACGCGACCGCGGGTGTGGTCGACGACTGGATGTACGCCACGCTCGCCGAGACCTACGTCTTCGACGAGGAGAACCGGCGGTTCCTCTCCGAGGCCAATCCCTGGGCGTTGCGCGGTATGACCGAACGACTCCTCGAGGCCGCGGACCGGGGACTGTGGGGCGAACCCGACCCCGAGCTGCTCCAGCGTCTACGCGCCAGCTACCTGGAGTTGGAGGGGGAGCTGGAGGACGGCTGATCCCTTCCCGCCGACCGTCGACGGGACTACCATTTCCGGACACGCCCCGCGCAGCGAGTGCAGGGGCGTAACCGGACGGGAATGCCTCTAGTGATGGGTCGCTGGCGGACCGTGAACGCTGTTATGTGGATGGCCGAAACGCCTGTCCCGCGTGGCGGTCCGCGGGGTACGTTAGGGGTACCCGCTCAGACGGGAGGGCGATGCGATGCCGTGGTGGATTCTCTGGTTGATCGCTGCCGCAGCCCTGGGCGCCGCGGAGTTCCTCACCTTGACCCTGGCCTTCGGCCTGCTCGCCGTCGCCGCTCTGGTCGCGGCGATCGTCGCCGGGCTGGGGTTGCCGGTCGTCATTCAGACGTTGGCCTTCGCGTTGACCGCAGGCGCTGGACTGGCGATCGTGCGTCCGATCGCCAAACGGCACATGTCCCACCCACCGGTGATCCGTGAGGGCACCGACGCGCTCGTCGGCCGCCACGCGGTGGTCTTGGAGGAGGTCACCGCGGCCCACGGGCTCATCAAACTCTCCGGAGAGGAATGGTCTGCCCGCGCGTTGGACGACGCCCAGGTCATCCCGGAGGGAACACTCGTGGACGTGATGGAGATCGACGGCGCGACGGCCGTCGTGTACCCACGCGATGAACTACTTCGATAACCCTGCTGAATTGAGGCGAGGGAGAGATGCCCGACCTAATCGTTCCGATCGTCATCATCGCCGCGCTGGTGGTGTTCGCGGTGATGTCGACGGTGCGCGTCGTGCCACAGGCGCGTCGCTACAACGTCGAACGTTTCGGACGCTTCCGCACCACACTGCAACCGGGACTCAACTTCATCATCCCGATGGTGGATCGGATCAACACCCGGCTGGATATCCGGGAACAGGTTTTCTCCTCCCGGCCCCAGCCGGTCATCACCCAGGACAACCTGGTCGTCAACATAGACACGGTGCTCTACTACCAGATCACCGACCCACGGGCGGCTGCCTACGAGGTGGCCAACTACCTGCAGGCGATCGACCAGCTCACGGTCACCACCCTGCGTAACGTCATCGGCTCCATGGACCTGGAGCGCACGTTGACCTCCCGCGAGGAGATCAACATGCAGCTACGCACCGTCCTGGACGAGGCCACCGGCAAGTGGGGGATCCGAGTGAACCGGGTGGAGATCAAGGCGATCGACCCGCCGCCCACGATCAAGGAGGCGATGGAGAAGCAGATGCGGGCCGAGCGCGACAAGCGCGCCGCCATCCTGCACGCCGAAGGCGAGCGCCAGTCCCGCATCCTCACCGCGGAGGGAGCCCGCCAGCAGGCCATCCTGGAGGCCCAGGGTGACCAACAGGCCGCCATTCTCCGCGCCGACGGTGAGGCCAAGGCCGTGGAGCGCGTCTTCCAGGCCGTCCACACCAACAACGCCGACCCCAAGGTGCTGGCCTACAAGTACCTGGAGACCCTGCCCGAGATCGCCGGCGGCGAGAACAACACCTTCTGGGTCATCCCCGGCGAACTCACCCAGGCGGTCCGCACAGTCACCGACGCCTTCACCGGCGGGACGAAGGACGGCACGGGCGTCGCGCCGACCCCTCCCCAGTCCGAGACCGGGGACACCGAGTCGACGCAGGACGAGGAGGGAACCCCGGCACTCACCAGCGGAGCACCGTCCCTCGACGCCATGTCGGCCGCCGAACAGGCCCGAGAGGAAGCCGAGGCGGCCGTCAACCAGGCCAAGGCCGACGCCGAGGCCGCCACCCAGGGGAAGATGTCGGCCGAGGAGCCCGGCGAGTCGTGACGCCAGGCGCGGCGGGCGGCGCCCCCGTGCTCCCGGCCGGGCGGTCCCGTCCCAGGGAACGCACGGGGCGCGTCGCCTCCGCTCCTAGGTCAGCAGAAGCTTGCCCGTGGTCCGCCGTTCGGTGAGGTCGCGGTGCGCCCCCGGTGCCTCGTCGAGGGGGTAGCGGCCACCGACTCGGACCTTGAGGTCGCCGCGTTGGATCAGGGCGAACAGTTCGGCAGATCGCTGGAGTAGTTCCTCGCGGGTCTCCACATAGTGCGCCAGGGTCGGGCGCGTGAGGAAGACCGAGCCGGCCTTGTTCAGGCGCTGGGGGTCGACCGGGGGAACCGGGCCGCTGGCCTGGCCGAAGATGGCGAGGACACCGCGCCGCCGCAGGCTGGTGAGACTGGCGTCGAACGTGGTGGCCCCGACGCCGTCGTACACGGCGGCGACCCCGGCGCCGTCGGTGATCTCCTGGACCTCCGGCCCGAAGTGCTCGTAGCCCAGGACGTGGTCGGCGCCCGCTTCGCGGGCCAGGGCCGCCTTGCTCTCCGTCGACGTCGTCCCGATGACACGGGCACCGGCGAGCTTCGCGAACTGCACCAACATCAGGCCCGCTCCGCCCGCCGCCGCGTGCACCAGCACGGTGTCGCCGGCCCGCACGGGGTAGGTGCTACGGGTGAGATAGTGGGCGGTCATCCCCTGCAGCATGCTGGCCGCGGCGTCCTCGGAGGTCACCCCGTCCGGGATCGGGATCGCGCGAGCGGCGGGGATCACGGCGCGGTCGGCGTAGGCGCCGGGGATCATCACCCACCCCACCCGGTCGCCCACCGCGACGTCCGTCACCTCGTCGCCCACCTCGGCCACGACGCCGGCCGCCTCCACCCCGGGAGTGAACGGAGTCGGCAGGGGATAGGCACCAGAACGCTGGTAGACGTCGATGAAATTCACCCCACGCGCCTGTACGTCGACCGCGATCTCTCCGGGGCCGGGACTCGGCGCGGGGACGTCCTCCACCCGCATGGCATCGGGACCACCCGGCTCATGGACCTGGATCGCGCGCATGGCTCACTCCGTTCACTGGCTGCGGGCCGCCCATCATAGAAGCTGGCATGGTGTGTTCCCCGCCCGACCCCTCTCTGCACGGCGGTTCAGTACCGTGTCCAGCCCGCGTTCAGAACCGTGGCCGCGGGAGTGTGTTTCCCGTCCAGCGAAACGTCCAGCCACGGCCCCGAGGGTGACTTCCGACAGGCCAGAGCAGTGCGACACGGGCACTGCGACAGTGTTGGAAGGAGACGCCATGACGGAGCAGTGGCTACACGCCCCGGTCGGGCTCAACGCCCAGCGGTGGGTGACGCGAGGCGGATGTCGGACGGTGCTGGTGATCGTGCACTCGGTGGCGTGCGCGCAACGACTGATGGACCCGGTCGGACTCCTCGGTGACGACACGCGGATCCAGGTGGTGTACACGATCGCGCCGTCGATCTTCTGCCGCGGGGTGGCCGAACGGCTGCGGGCGATGGACTGTGTGGTGATTCCGTGGGGGCAGGCCGAGCAGACGCCGTT is part of the Spiractinospora alimapuensis genome and harbors:
- a CDS encoding quinone oxidoreductase family protein, producing the protein MRAIQVHEPGGPDAMRVEDVPAPSPGPGEIAVDVQARGVNFIDVYQRSGAYPLPTPFTPGVEAAGVVAEVGDEVTDVAVGDRVGWVMIPGAYADRAVIPAARAIPIPDGVTSEDAAASMLQGMTAHYLTRSTYPVRAGDTVLVHAAAGGAGLMLVQFAKLAGARVIGTTSTESKAALAREAGADHVLGYEHFGPEVQEITDGAGVAAVYDGVGATTFDASLTSLRRRGVLAIFGQASGPVPPVDPQRLNKAGSVFLTRPTLAHYVETREELLQRSAELFALIQRGDLKVRVGGRYPLDEAPGAHRDLTERRTTGKLLLT